Proteins from one Setaria italica strain Yugu1 chromosome V, Setaria_italica_v2.0, whole genome shotgun sequence genomic window:
- the LOC101753686 gene encoding ABC transporter G family member 31, whose translation MWAAEAAFSRSGSWREAEDEREALRWAALQRLPTVARARRGLLRSPAPDGAAAVEGDDVLCEVDVAGLSSGDRTALVDRLLADSGDAEHFFRRIRSRFDAVHIEFPKIEVRYEDLTVDAYVHVGSRALPTIPNFICNMTEAFLRHMRIYRGGRMKLPILDNISGIIRPSRMTLLLGPPSSGKTTLLLALAGRLGPGLKMSGNITYNGHHLNEFVPQRTSAYVSQQDWHASEMTVRETLEFAGRCQGVGIKYDMLVELLRREKNAGIKPDEDLDVFMKALALEGKQTSLVAEYIMKILGLDICADTIVGDEMIKGISGGQKKRLTTGELLVGSARVLFMDEISTGLDSATTYQIIKYLRHSTHALDGTTIISLLQPAPETYELFDDVILIAEGQIVYQGPREYAVDFFAAMGFKCPERKNVADFLQEVLSKKDQQQYWCHYDYPYQFVSVSKFAEAFKTFIIGKRLHEELAVPYNRYRNHPAALCTSSYGVKRLELLKSNYQWQRLLMKRNSFIYVFKFIQLLLVALITMTVFFRSTMHHDSVDDGIIYLGALYFAIVMILFNGFTEVSMLVTKLPVLYKHRDLHFYPPWAYTLPSWLLSIPTSLYESGMWVLVTYYVVGYDPQFTRFLGQFLLLFFLHQTSLALFRVMASLGRNMIVANTFGSFALLVVMILGGFIITKESIPVWWIWGYWISPMMYAQNAISINEFHGHSWSKQFANQNITMGEAILTGYGLFKEKYWFWIGVGALFGYAIVLNILFTMFLTILNPIGNLQAVVSKDEIRHRDSRRKNDRVALELRSYLHSNSLSGNLKEQKGMVLPFQPLSMCFRNINYYVDVPEELKKQGIAEDRLQLLVDVTGAFRPGILTALVGVSGAGKTTLMDVLAGRKTGGLIEGSITISGYPKNQETFTRISGYCEQNDVHSPCLTVLESLLYSACLRLPSHVDADTQRAFVEEVMELVELNPLSGALVGLPGVNGLSTEQRKRLTIAVELVANPSIVFMDEPTSGLDARSAAIVMRTVRNIVNTGRTIVCTIHQPSIDIFESFDELLFMKRGGQLIYAGPLGAKSRNLVDFFEAIPGVPKIRDGYNPAAWMLEVTSTQMEQILGVDFAEYYRKSKLFQQTREMVEVLSRPSSESKELTFATKYAQPFCAQYIACLWKQNLSYWRNPQYTAVRFFYTVIISLMFGTICWKFGSRRETQHDIFNAMGAMYAAVLFIGITNATSVQPVISIERFVSYRERAAGMYSALPFAFSLVTVEFPYILVQSLIYGTIFYSLGSFEWTAPKFLWYLFFMYFTLLYFTFYGMMTTAITPNHTVAPIIAAPFYTLWNLFCGFMIPRKRIPVWWRWYYWANPVSWTLYGLLTSQFGDLDQPLLLADGVTSTTVASFLEHHFGFRYDFLGVVAAMVAGFCVLFAVVFALAIKYLNFQRR comes from the exons AtgtgggcggcggaggcggcgttcTCGCGCTCGGGGTCgtggcgggaggcggaggacgagCGAGAGGCGCTGCGGTGGGCGGCGCTGCAGCGGCTCCCCACCGTCGCCCGCGCGCGCCGGGGCCTGCTCAGGTCCCCAGCGCccgacggcgccgcggccgtcgaGGGGGACGACGTGCTCTGCGAGGTCGACGTCGCGGGGCTCTCCTCCGGCGACCGAACCGCGCTCGtcgaccgcctcctcgccgactCCGGCGACGCCGAGCACTTCTTCCGGCGCATACGCAGCCGCTTCGACGC TGTGCACATAGAGTTCCCCAAGATCGAAGTGAGGTATGAGGATCTGACGGTGGACGCGTACGTGCACGTCGGGAGCAGGGCGCTGCCCACCATCCCAAACTTCATATGCAACATGACTGAG GCGTTTCTGAGGCATATGAGGATCTACCGAGGAGGAAGAATGAAATTGCCGATATTGGACAACATCAGTGGGATAATTCGCCCATCAAG AATGACACTGCTTTTGGGTCCTCCAAGCTCCGGGAAGACCACCTTGCTTCTGGCTCTTGCTGGACGGCTTGGCCCTGGATTAAAG ATGTCTGGGAACATTACTTACAACGGCCACCATTTAAATGAGTTTGTGCCTCAGCGAACATCTGCTTATGTCAGTCAGCAAGACTGGCATGCTTCAGAGATGACGGTCAGAGAAACTCTAGAGTTTGCTGGGCGCTGTCAGGGTGTTGGAATAAAGTATG ACATGCTTGTTGAACTACTGAGGAGAGAAAAGAATGCGGGGATAAAACCCGATGAGGACCTTGATGTATTCATGAAG GCGTTGGCTCTTGAGGGTAAGCAGACAAGCCTTGTGGCTGAGTATATAATGAAG ATTTTAGGGCTGGACATCTGTGCTGACACCATTGTTGGAGATGAAATGATCAAAGGGATCTCCGGAGGGCAAAAGAAACGCCTGACAACAG GTGAATTGCTAGTTGGGTCTGCCCGTGTGCTGTTCATGGATGAGATATCTACAGGCCTTGACAGTGCAACAACATATCAGATTATCAAGTACCTAAGGCATTCCACACATGCACTTGACGGCACTACGATCATATCCTTGCTGCAGCCAGCTCCAGAGACTTATGAACTATTCGATGATGTCATTCTGATAGCTGAAGGTCAAATTGTATACCAGGGTCCCCGTGAATATGCTGTTGATTTTTTTGCTGCTATGGGATTCAAGTGTCCAGAAAGAAAAAATGTGGCAGATTTTTTGCAAGAA GTTTTGTCCAAGAAAGATCAGCAGCAGTATTGGTGCCACTACGATTATCCATACCAGTTTGTTTCTGTATCAAAATTTGCTGAAGCCTTTAAAACATTTATTATCGGTAAGAGATTGCATGAGGAATTAGCTGTGCCATACAACAGATATCGTAATCATCCTGCAGCTCTTTGTACATCAAGTTACGGTGTCAAGAGGCTTGAGCTTCTCAAATCCAACTACCAGTGGCAGCGTCTGCTCATGAAAAGGAACTCATTCATCTATGTCTTCAAATTCATTCAG CTTCTACTTGTTGCTCTTATCACAATGACAGTGTTTTTCAGATCAACAATGCACCATGATTCAGTTGATGATGGGATTATTTATCTAGGAGCCCTTTACTTTGCGATAGTGATGATTCTGTTCAATGGCTTCACTGAAGTCTCGATGCTGGTCACAAAGCTTCCTGTTCTTTACAAGCACAGGGACCTGCACTTCTACCCGCCATGGGCTTATACACTTCCTTCTTGGCTCTTGAGCATCCCAACCTCACTTTATGAATCAGGAATGTGGGTACTTGTAACATATTATGTGGTTGGCTATGATCCCCAATTCACAAG ATTTTTGGGACAATTTTTgttgcttttctttctgcacCAAACATCTTTGGCTCTTTTTCGGGTCATGGCATCTTTGGGCCGTAATATGATAGTTGCTAATACCTTTGGATCATTTGCTTTGTTGGTTGTTATGATTCTTGGAGGATTCATCATAACCAAAG AAAGCATACCAGTCTGGTGGATTTGGGGTTATTGGATCTCTCCTATGATGTACGCACAAAACGCTATTTCCATCAATGAATTCCATGGGCATTCATGGAGCAAG CAATTTGCAAACCAGAACATTACAATGGGTGAAGCGATACTCACTGGATATGGGTTATTCAAGGAAAAATATTGGTTCTGGATTGGTGTTGGAGCATTGTTTGGTTATGCTATTGttttgaacatcttgttcaCAATGTTCTTGACGATTCTCAACC CTATTGGAAATCTGCAAGCTGTTGTGTCCAAAGATGAAATTCGACACAGGGATTCTAGGAGGAAGAATGATAGGGTAGCCCTGGAGCTACGATCTTATCTGCACTCAAATTCATTAAGTG GTAATCTCAAGGAACAGAAGGGGATGGTGTTGCCTTTTCAACCCCTTTCTATGTGCTTTAGGAATATCAACTACTACGTTGATGTACCAGAG GAATTGAAAAAGCAAGGTATAGCAGAAGACCGCCTACAGCTGCTTGTTGATGTCACTGGAGCATTTAGGCCAGGGATACTAACAGCACTTGTTGGAGTCAGTGGAGCTGGCAAAACCACCCTCATGGATGTTTTAGCTGGCCGGAAAACTGGAGGGCTCATAGAAGGAAGCATTACTATATCTGGGTATCCTAAGAACCAGGAGACCTTCACTAGGATCTCCGGGTATTGTGAACAGAATGATGTCCATTCACCTTGCTTGACTGTGCTTGAGTCTTTGTTATACTCAGCATGCCTCCGGTTGCCTTCTCATGTTGATGCAGACACTCAAAGG GCTTTTGTTGAAGAGGTGATGGAACTTGTTGAGTTGAATCCCTTAAGTGGTGCTCTTGTTGGTTTGCCGGGGGTAAACGGTTTGTCTACAGAACAACGTAAAAGGTTGACAATTGCTGTTGAGCTTGTTGCAAATCCTTCTATTGTTTTCATGGACGAACCCACATCAGGATTGGATGCTCGATCTGCAGCCATTGTGATGAGGACAGTGAGAAATATTGTTAATACAGGCCGGACTATTGTCTGCACCATCCATCAGCCAAGTATTGACATATTCGAATCATTTGATGAG CTTTTGTTCATGAAGCGTGGAGGGCAACTTATATATGCTGGTCCCTTAGGTGCCAAATCACGCAATCTGGTTGACTTTTTTGAG GCAATTCCAGGAGTGCCTAAAATCAGGGATGGCTATAATCCTGCTGCATGGATGTTGGAAGTCACAAGTACTCAAATGGAGCAGATTCTTGGAGTGGATTTCGCTGAATACTATCGaaaatcaaaattatttca GCAGACCAGAGAAATGGTTGAGGTCCTGAGCAGACCGAGCAGTGAATCGAAAGAACTTACTTTCGCCACAAAGTATGCCCAACCATTTTGTGCTCAGTATATTGCTTGCTTATGGAAGCAAAACCTATCATACTGGAGGAACCCTCAATATACCGCAGTTCGATTCTTCTACACTGTTATCATTTCATTGATGTTTGGAACTATTTGCTGGAAGTTTGGGTCTAGAAG GGAAACCCAACATGACATATTCAATGCCATGGGTGCCATGTACGCAGCAGTGCTGTTCATAGGAATTACCAATGCCACTTCTGTTCAGCCTGTGATCTCCATCGAAAGATTTGTATCATACAGAGAGCGAGCCGCTGGGATGTATTCAGCATTGCCTTTTGCATTTTCTCTG GTCACTGTGGAGTTCCCTTACATCCTTGTGCAGTCACTTATCTACGGTACAATCTTCTACAGTTTGGGATCATTTGAGTGGACAGCTCCCAAGTTCCTGTGGTACCTGTTCTTCATGTACTTCACGTTGTTGTACTTCACCTTCTACGGCATGATGACAACGGCGATCACTCCAAACCACACGGTTGCGCCTATTATTGCTGCTCCGTTCTACACTCTGTGGAATCTCTTCTGCGGATTCATGATCCCAAGAAAG CGCATCCCCGTGTGGTGGCGTTGGTACTACTGGGCCAACCCGGTGTCGTGGACGCTGTACGGCCTCCTGACCTCGCAGTTCGGCGACCTGGACCAGCCCCTGctcctcgccgacggcgtcaCCTCCACCACCGTGGCGTCCTTCCTGGAGCACCACTTCGGGTTCCGCTACGACTtcctcggcgtcgtcgccgccatggTCGCCGGCTTCTGCGTCCTCTTCGCCGTCGTCTTCGCCCTCGCCATTAAGTACCTCAACTTCCAGCGAAGATGA
- the LOC101754095 gene encoding aromatic aminotransferase ISS1 produces MGSLAKLARRAVETDAPVMVKIQELLRGATNVMSLAQGVVYWQPPESAMNKIEKIIREPAVSKYGSDDGLPELREALLEKLRKENKLTKSSVMVTAGANQAFVNLVLTLCDAGDSVVMFAPYYFNAYMSFQMTGVTDILVGACDPKTLHPDVDWLEKVLKENDPVPKLVTVVNPGNPSGAFIPRPMLERISDICKNAGAWLVVDNTYEYFMYDGMEHYCLEDNHIVNLFSFSKAYGMMGWRVGYIAFPNEADGFHDQLLKVQDNIPICASIIGQRLALYSLEAGPEWIKERVKDLVKNRKLLVEALSPLGEDNVKGGEGAIYLWAKLPDNFSDDFEVVRWLANKHGIAVIPGSASGGPGYIRVSFGGLKEEDTRLAAERLRRGLQELVTDGMVQ; encoded by the exons aTGGGTAGCTTGGCGAAGCTggcgaggagggcggtggaGACGGACGCCCCGGTCATGGTGAAG ATACAAGAACTGCTTCGAGGGGCCACGAACGTGATGTCGCTTGCGCAG GGAGTTGTTTACTGGCAACCTCCTGAGTCAGCTATGAATAAGATCGAAAAAATCATCAGGGAACCAGCAGTCAGTAAATATGGTTCTGATGATGGACTTCCTGAACTTCGAGAAGCACTTCTCGAAAAG CTACGCAAAGAGAATAAGCTTACCAAGTCATCAGTTATGGTTACTGCTGGAGCAAATCAG GCTTTCGTGAACTTGGTCCTCACTCTTTGTGATGCTGGTGATTCTGTTGTCATGTTTGCGCCGTATTATTTCAACGCCTACATGTCATTCCAGATGACAGGTGTTACTGACATATTAGTTGGTGCTTGCGATCCCAAGACACTTCATCCTGATGTTG ATTGGTTGGAGAAGGTTCTGAAAGAAAATGACCCTGTCCCTAAACTTGTTACTGTTGTGAATCCGGGGAATCCCTCCGGAGCTTTTATTCCCAGGCCTATGCTTGAG AGAATTTCAGATATTTGCAAAAATGCTGGTGCATGGCTTGTCGTTGACAATACCTATGA ATACTTTATGTATGATGGAATGGAGCACTATTGCTTAGAAGATAATCATATTGTCAACCTCTTCTCGTTCTCCAAAGCCTATGGAATGATGGGGTGGCGTGTGGGATAC ATCGCATTTCCAAATGAAGCTGATGGCTTCCATGATCAGCTCCTCAAAGTGCAAGATAACATACCTATCTGTGCTTCCATCATCGGGCAGCGCCTGGCGCTCTACTCACTGGAGGCTGGACCCGAGTGGATCAAAGAAAGGGTGAAAGACTTGGTGAAAAACCGAAAGCTACTTGTGGAAGCGCTGTCTCCACTCGGTGAGGACAATGTCAAGGGCGGGGAGGGTGCCATCTACCTCTGGGCCAAGCTACCAGACAACTTCTCAGATGATTTCGAAGTCGTCAGGTGGCTCGCAAACAAGCATGGGATCGCTGTGATCCCTGGAAGTGCCAGTGGGGGCCCTGGATACATCCGTGTTTCCTTCGGTGGGCTCAAGGAGGAAGATACAAGGCTTGCTGCAGAGAGACTAAGGCGTGGCTTGCAGGAGCTAGTGACTGATGGAATGGTACAGTAA